The Pseudomonas solani genome segment TGCGGGGGCGTCGAAATTATCCACTGCCAGCGGGCCTGTCCAGGCATGTCGCTGTGGGCAATTCCGCCTGTGCCGGGCTGGTCGGTTCGCGTACAGCCGGCCAGGAGCACTGCCGTTGCTGGTCCTGGCGCATCCATTCACAGCTTGTCCACAGATCGTTGCACAGCTTCTGTGTGTAACGCTTTCGCTAACTGACTGATATCGCTCAAAAAACCGTCACTTCCCTGCAGGGCCCGACGCACCTGGCCGCTAGCCGGGGGTGTACAGCTTATCCACAGCTTGGTCCACGGAAACTGTGGGTGATCGACGCCCGTTGCGCGGATGTTCGATTGCGACCCTTTGCATGTCGCAAACGCATTCTCCCGTGGCGTCCGTAGGCATCTGGCAAGGCAGGCCGAGTCATACCATCGCTGCAAACGGGGAAACCCCCGTACCCAACGACAGGCGCCAACCGATGGCGCGGCAGGAGATCAGCGATGTTCAGCAAGCACGACCAGATCCAGGGCTACGACGACGAACTCTTCAGTGCGATGCAGGAAGAAGAACAGCGCCAGGAAGACCACATCGAGCTGATCGCCTCCGAGAACTACACCAGCCAGCGGGTGATGGAAGCCCAGGGCAGCGGCCTGACCAACAAGTACGCCGAGGGCTACCCGGGCAAGCGCTACTACGGTGGCTGCGAATACGTCGACAAGGTCGAGCAGCTGGCCATCGACCGCGCCAAGGAGCTGTTCGGCGCCGACTACGCCAACGTCCAGCCGCACTCCGGCTCTTCCGCCAACTCCGCCGTCTACCTGGCCCTGCTCAATGCCGGCGACACCATCCTCGGCATGAGCCTGGCCCACGGTGGCCACCTCACCCACGGCGCCAAGGTGTCGTCCTCCGGCAAGCTCTACAACGCCGTGCAGTACGGCCTCGACACCCGCACCGGGCTGATCGACTACGACGAAGTCGAGCGCCTGGCCGTGGAGCACAAGCCGAAGATGATCGTCGCCGGCTTCTCCGCCTATTCGAAAACCCTCGACTTCCCGCGCTTCCGCGCCATCGCCGACAAGGTCGGGGCGCTGCTGTTCGTCGACATGGCCCACGTCGCCGGCCTGGTCGCTGCCGGTCTCTACCCCAGCCCGCTGCCCTACGCCGACGTGGTCACTACCACCACCCACAAGACCCTGCGCGGCCCGCGCGGCGGCCTGATCCTCGCCCGCAAGAACGAGGAGATCGAGAAGAAGCTCAATTCCGCCGTGTTCCCCGGCGCCCAGGGCGGCCCGCTGATGCACGTGATCGCCGGCAAGGCGGTGTGCTTCAAGGAAGCGCTGGAGCCCGGCTTCAAGACCTACCAGGCCCAGGTGATCAAGAACGCCCAGGCCATGGCCCAGGTGTTCATCGAGCGCGGCTTCGACGTGGTTTCCGGCGGCACCGACAACCACCTGTTCCTGCTCTCGCTGATCAAGCAGGGCCTGACCGGCAAGGACGCCGACGCCGCCCTCGGCCGCGCCGGCATCACCGTGAACAAGAACGCCGTGCCCAACGACCCGCAATCGCCCTTCGTCACCTCGGGCGTGCGCATCGGCACCCCGGCCATTACTACTCGTGGCTTCAAGGAGCCGCAGAGCATCGAGCTGGCCGGCTGGATCTGCGACATCCTCGACCACCTCGGTGATGCCGATGTCGAGGCCCAGGTGGCCAAACAGGTCGCGGCCCTCTGCGCCGATTTCCCCGTGTACCGCTGATCCAGGAGCACGCGCATGCAACGTTATTCCGGCTTCGGCCTGTTCAAGCACTCCCTCAGCCACCACGAGAACTGGCAGCGCATGTGGCGCAACCCCACGCCCAAGCCGGTCTACGACGTGATCGTGGTCGGCGGCGGCGGCCACGGGCTGGCCACGGCCTACTACCTGGCCAAGGAATTCGGCGTGAAGAACGTCGCCGTGGTGGAGAAGGGCTGGCTGGGTGGCGGCAACACCGCGCGCAACACCACCATCGTCCGCTCCAACTACCTGTGGGACGAGTCGGCGCACCTCTACGAGCATGCGAT includes the following:
- the glyA gene encoding serine hydroxymethyltransferase; its protein translation is MFSKHDQIQGYDDELFSAMQEEEQRQEDHIELIASENYTSQRVMEAQGSGLTNKYAEGYPGKRYYGGCEYVDKVEQLAIDRAKELFGADYANVQPHSGSSANSAVYLALLNAGDTILGMSLAHGGHLTHGAKVSSSGKLYNAVQYGLDTRTGLIDYDEVERLAVEHKPKMIVAGFSAYSKTLDFPRFRAIADKVGALLFVDMAHVAGLVAAGLYPSPLPYADVVTTTTHKTLRGPRGGLILARKNEEIEKKLNSAVFPGAQGGPLMHVIAGKAVCFKEALEPGFKTYQAQVIKNAQAMAQVFIERGFDVVSGGTDNHLFLLSLIKQGLTGKDADAALGRAGITVNKNAVPNDPQSPFVTSGVRIGTPAITTRGFKEPQSIELAGWICDILDHLGDADVEAQVAKQVAALCADFPVYR